Proteins co-encoded in one Podospora pseudoanserina strain CBS 124.78 chromosome 7 map unlocalized CBS124.78p_7, whole genome shotgun sequence genomic window:
- the GRS1 gene encoding Glycine--tRNA ligase 1, mitochondrial (EggNog:ENOG503NTZ4; COG:J), protein MKPLLSLILTRRLSSPLVAGTPLHSNNNYTSVVAPLRRLHRPAFAPSTPRLKFQIPQTNKKKPEKMSTDATTLKGQPLDRAALDAMLRRRLFYTPSFEIYGGVSGLYDYGPPGCALQANVIDLWRKHFILEEDMLEVDCTVLTPHDVLKTSGHVDKFADWMCKDPKNGEILRADHFVEDILEQRLKGDKEARGLKVEEKEETDKKKAAKKKKNKGGVEAVRLDDAVVKEYEEILAQIDNYNGEQLGELIKKHDLRNPATGLQPTPPVSFNLMFQTSIGPSSNLPGYLRPETAQGQFLNFAKLLEFNTGQMPFASASIGKSYRNEISPRAGLLRVREFLMAEIEHFVDPEGHKKHARFHEVADVELAFLDRHTQLSGSTVVKKQTIGQAVKEGLVDNETLGYFLARILLFLKKIGIDEKKIRFRQHMDNEMAHYACDCWDAELHTSAGWVECVGCADRSAYDLSVHAKKTGAPLVVRQRLEEPITIEEWDIAIDKKNFGPFYKKDGKTIENALLATTQEQRGKLVKQLEENGKVVIDVPGVNDGKVEVSKDLLAIKWVKRVENVREYTPNVIEPSFGIGRILYSLMEHNYWTRASEGGDEARGVLSFPPAVAPTKVLIVPLSSNKDFTPEVRKLSQKLRSAGVSSRIDDSSASIGKRYSRNDELGTPFGVTVDFQTLKDGTVTLRERDSTRQVRAEEDKIIAAIKALVEGTKTWQDVEGELPIFEGQQEVEVVVR, encoded by the exons ATGAAGCCTCTTCTGTCCCTCATTCTCACCCGCCGCCTGTCTTCACCACTTGTTGCTGGCACTCCACTccactccaacaacaactatACATCTGTAGTAGCCCCTCTCCGTAGGCTTCACCGTCCAGCCTTTGCCCCGTCTACCCCGCGCCTCAAGTTCCAGATACCGCAGAccaacaaaaagaagcccGAAAAGATGTCGACAgatgccaccaccctcaaggGCCAGCCCCTCGACAGGGCCGCCCTCGACGCCATGCTGAGGCGGCGTCTCTTCTACACTCCCTCGTTCGAAATCTACGGCGGCGTCTCTGGCCTCTACGACTATGGCCCGCCGGGTTGCGCTCTTCAGGCCAATGTCATTGACCTCTGGCGCAAGCACTTTATCCTGGAGGAGGACATGCTCGAGGTGGACTGCACTGTCCTGACCCCCCACGATGTTCTCAAGACCTCCGGCCACGTCGACAAGTTTGCCGACTGGATGTGCAAGGACCCCAAGAACGGCGAGATCCTCCGTGCCGACCACTTCGTCGAGGACATCCTCGAGCAGCGACTGAAGGGCGACAAGGAGGCCCGCGGCctgaaggtggaggagaaggaagagacagacaagaagaaggcggccaagaagaagaagaacaagggcGGTGTTGAGGCCGTCAGGCTTGACGATGCCGTGGTCAAGGAGTACGAGGAGATTCTGGCTCAGATTGACAACTACAACGGTGAGCAGCTGGGcgagctgatcaagaagcACGATCTCCGGAATCCCGCGACCGGCCTCCAGCCCACGCCTCCCGtctccttcaacctcatGTTCCAGACCTCAATTGgtcccagcagcaacctcccTGGTTACCTGAGACCGGAGACGGCCCAGGGCCAGTTCCTCAACTTTGCCAAGCTCTTGGAGTTCAACACGGGCCAAATGCCGTTCGCCTCTGCCTCCATTGGCAAGTCTTACCGCAACGAAATCTCTCCCCGCGCCGGTCTCCTCCGTGTCCGCGAGTTCTTGAtggccgagattgagcaCTTTGTCGACCCGGAAGGCCACAAGAAGCACGCCCGCTTCCACGAGGTGGCCGACGTCGAGCTTGCCTTCCTCGACCGCCACACTCAGCTCTCCGGGTCAACGGTCGTCAAGAAGCAGACGATCGGTCAGGCCGTCAAGGAGGGCCTCGTCGACAACGAGACCCTCGGCTACTTCCTCGCCCgtatcctcctcttcctcaagaaGATTGGCAtcgacgagaagaagatccGCTTCCGCCAGCACATGGACAACGAGATGGCTCACTACGCCTGCGACTGCTGGGATGCTGAGCTTCACACTTCGGCCGGGTGGGTTGAGTGCGTTGGCTGTGCCGACCGCAGCGCGTACGACTTGTCCGTCCACGCCAAGAAGACTGGTGCGCCGCTTGTTGTGCGTCAGCGCCTGGAGGAGCCGATCACTATTGAGGAGTGGGATATTGCGATTGACAAGAAGAACTTTGGTCCCTTTTACAAAAAGGACGGCAAGACGATTGAGAATGCTCTCCTGGCCACCACCCAGGAGCAGCGTGGCAAGCTTGTgaagcagctggaggagaacGGCAAGGTTGTGATTGACGTGCCTGGTGTGAACGACGGCAAGGTGGAGGTTAGCAAGGACTTGCTGGCTATCAAGTGGGTGAAGCGTGTTGAGAACGTTAGGGAGTACACCCCCAACGTGATTGAGCCTTCGTTTGGTATCGGCCGTATTCTGTACTCTCTTATGGAGCACAACTACTGGACCAGAGCcagtgagggtggtgatgaggccCGTGGT gtcctctccttccctccGGCCGTCGCCCCGACCAAGGTCCTCATCGTgcctctctcctccaacaaggACTTTACCCCCGAGGTCCGCAAGCTCTCCCAGAAGCTCAGGTCGGCCGGCGTGTCCAGCCGGATTGACGACTCGTCTGCCAGCATTGGCAAGCGGTACAGCAGAAATGATGAGCTGGGCACTCCGTTTGGTGTCACGGTTGATTTCCAGACTCTGAAGGATGGGACGGTGACGCTGAGAGAGCGGGACAGCACACGGCAggtgagggcggaggaggacaagattATTGCGGCGATCAAGGCGCTAGTGGAGGGGACCAAGACGTGGcaggatgtggagggggagttgcCGATTTTTGAGGGGCagcaggaggttgaggttgttgtgagGTAG
- the RPF1 gene encoding Ribosome production factor 1 (EggNog:ENOG503NYGV; COG:A), whose protein sequence is MGSSRSGGSSLSLKTGNKLRRKQMYIEDKKIANKARHEERHRRRREEAKNPELREERLAKNQPASIDKKRVWDDVDDDSLGAQVDLAALKRRRMEQAELAAAAEADAAMKDDEEEKDDDADSMLDSDSENDGEDDEEREEKLQRKRAQRQPSIAPSTTSTNLDLTPDSLTRQFEHLFSDEPPPMPKILVTTSLNATIHKEAEEIGAIFPNSTYIRRSGHRWGHKYSVREIAKFAKNRGYTALVVVHEDLKRPHQMSIVHLNSEDAAPGPTLTYSIRNYLPGKSLLGHGNATNHYPELLLNNFKTPLGLLAAKSMNTLFPARPELQGRQVVTLHNQRDYIFFRRHRYVFREARATEKNVVTAEGKEMEGMQGIRAGLQEIGPRMTLKLRRVDKGIGRAGSEGEDALKWEWKAKMEKKRTRFNL, encoded by the exons ATGGGGTCTTCACGCTCCGGAGGGTCTTCCCTGTCCCTGAAAACGGGCAACAAATTGAGACGCAAGCAAATGTACatcgaggacaagaagatcgCCAACAAGGCCCGTCACGAAGAGCGTCATCGCCGCAGAAgagaggaggccaagaaccCCGAATTGAGAGAGGAAAGACTTGCCAAGAACCAGCCCGCGAGCATTGACAAGAAGAGAGTGTGGGACGATGTCGACGACGATAGCTTGGGGGCACAGGTTGATCTGGCAGCTTTGAAGCGCCGTCGCATGGAACAGGCCGAgcttgccgctgctgctgaggcggaTGCCGCGATgaaggatgacgaggaggaaaaggacgACGATGCCGACAGCATGTTGGATTCCGACTCTGAAAACGACGgggaagacgacgaggagcGCGAGGAGAAGCTGCAGAGGAAACGGGCGCAAAGACAACCGAGCATTGCCCCTTCGACGACATCAACAAACCTTGATTTGACGCCAGATTCTCTTACGCGGCAGTTCGAGCACCTCTTTAGCGATGAACCTCCCCCGATGCCCAAGATTCTCGTCACCACCTCGCTCAACGCGACGATAcacaaggaggccgaggagatcggcgccatcttccccaactCGACCTATATCAGGCGTAGCGGTCACCGCTGGGGTCACAAGTACAGCGTCAGGGAAATTGCAAAGTTTGCAAAGA ACCGTGGTTACACAgctctcgtcgtcgtccacgAGGACCTCAAGCGTCCCCACCAGATGAGCATCGTACACCTCAACAGCGAAGATGCCGCGCCAGGACCTACCCTCACCTATTCCATCCGCAACTACCTCCCAGGAAAGTCTCTGTTGGGCCACGGCAACGCCACCAACCACTACCCCGAGCTGCTCCTCAACAACTTCAAGACACCGCTGGgtctcctcgccgccaagTCGATGAACACGCTTTTCCCAGCCAGACCTGAGTTGCAGGGCAGACAAGTCGTAACGCTGCACAACCAGCGCGATTACATTTTCTTCCGCCGTCATCGTTATGTCTTCCGTGAAGCTAGAGCCACGGAAAAGAATGTCGTCACGGCAgagggcaaggagatggagggtaTGCAGGGCATCCGTGCTGGTCTTCAGGAGATTGGCCCGAGGATGACGCTCAAGCTTCGTAGGGTTGATAAGGGGATCGGCAGGGCGGGGagtgagggcgaggatgcgCTCAAGTGGGAGTGGAaggccaagatggagaagaagaggacgcGCTTCAACTTGTAG
- a CDS encoding uncharacterized protein (COG:E; COG:G; EggNog:ENOG503NYFH): MAATASTEQRSEGRAGSFSSSSSDTATHVGSSTVLARLGDEEKLTPPEDLEIHELEQYGDHLSNSEDDALLMEKDQDEPPKPPQPPPEPKKSSFWSSLIWMTVNTLATIGIVFTNKAIFTDPSLKLAQLSFASFHFLVTYLTLFTISRPRFAFFVPRRAAIKDILPLSIAMSLNVILPNLSLAFSSVTFYQLARILLTPTVALMNYILYRATLPRLAILSLIPACVGVGMVSYYDSLPTSNTNIKTTSSLGVIFAFLGIFASSLYTVWIASYHRKLQMSSMQLLFNQAPLSAFMLLYVIPFVDTFPESWGGVSGSKWVLIGMSGLYASLINISQFFIIAQTGPVSSTVVGHVKTCTIVGLGWVTSGRGRGIRGWEGWWWRWGIIAYSIVMLKEKKKGGK, encoded by the exons ATGGCTGCTACTGCATCGACCGAACAACGCAGCGAGGGACGGGCCggttccttctcctcctcctcgtccgacACGGCGACGCATGTCGGGAGCAGCACCGTCTTGGCGCGACTGGGCGACGAGGAAAAGCTCACCCCGCCAGAAGACCTCGAGATTCACGAGCTGGAGCAATACGGGGACCACTTGTCCAACAGCGAAGATGATGCGCTTCTCATGGAAAAGGATCAAGATGAGCCGCCCAAGCCGCCTCAACCACCGCCAGAACCGAAGAAGAGTTCTTTCTGGTCGTCACTGATATGGATGACGGTCAACACTTTGGCTACAATCGGAATT GTCTTCACCAACAAAGCAATCTTCACCGACCCCTCCCTGAAACTAGCCCAGCTCTCCTTCGCCTCCTTCCACTTTCTCGTCACCTACCTaaccctcttcaccatctcccgCCCCCGCTTTGCGTTCTTCGTCCCCCGGCGCGCTGCCATAAaagacatcctccccctcagcatAGCCATGTCCCTCAacgtcatcctccccaacctctccctcgccttttCCTCGGTAACGTTTTACCAACTCGCCCGGATCTTGCTGACCCCCACCGTCGCCCTGATGAACTACATCCTCTACCgcgccaccctccccagacTCGCGATTTTGTCTCTAATCCCCGCCTGCGTAGGAGTAGGCATGGTCTCGTACTacgactccctccccacgagcaacaccaacatcaaaaccacctcctccctcgggGTAATTTTTGCCTTTCTCGGCATTTTTGCCTCGTCTCTCTACACCGTTTGGATCGCGTCGTACCACCGGAAGCTGCAGATGAGCTCCATGCAGCTGTTGTTCAACCAAGCACCTCTATCGGCGTTTATGCTGTTGTACGTCATCCCGTTTGTGGACACTTTCCCCGAGAGCTGGGGGGGTGTGAGCGGGAGCAAGTGGGTGTTGATCGGGATGAGCGGGTTGTATGCTAGTTTGATAAACATTAGCCAGTTTTTTATTATCGCGCAGACGGGGCCGGTGAGCAGTACGGTGGTGGGGCATGTCAAGACTTGTACTATTGTcgggttggggtgggtgacgagtgggagggggcgggggataagggggtgggaggggtggtggtggcgctgGGGGATTATTGC GTACTCGATTGTgatgctcaaggagaagaagaagggtggGAAGTAA